The stretch of DNA CAATTTTTAGCTTTCTATTAGAACCTTGGAGGTTTAACATCATGATTCTCTTTTTCTGTATTTGCCTTATCGATAAGGTTTTGGTCTTTTTCACCTTGACCTGGAAGGTTAATTCTTAGTTTTCTTATTTCTATCGCAGCTTCTTCTTTTGTCATCGTACCTTCCTTTAGTTTTTTATTAATAGCTTCGGCCTTAGCTTTTGTATCGCTATCTAAATGAGCAAGCGGTTTGCGTATTTCTCCTAGATTGGGAAGGGGAACTCCTAGTTTTTCCAGCTCTGCTTTAGCTTCATCTTTTGTCATGGTGCCGGCCATTACTTTTTCCAAAACTTCCTTTGCTTTTGCCCTTGTTTCCGCATCTATATTCGCGAATTTTTCGGCCCTTTTTTCTTGTTTAGGAAGGTTAATTCTTTGTTTCCTTATCTCTAGAGCTTCCTCTGATGTCAACTTATTCGTTTTTATTTTTCCTGCAATCGCTTCTAATTTTTTCTTTGTAGCTGCATCCAAATTAGCAAGATATTCATCTTTATCCACTTGGCCAGGGAGAGTAATTCCGAGTGCTTTTAGTTCATCCTTAATCTTTTGAATCCTTTCTTGCGTTTCTGTATCCGTTAAAGAATTTGTAGACTGCTTCACTTTATCGTTTTCCTGAGTAGACGTCGCAAATGCCGATGCTCCCAACCCGCCAACTATCCCAACTGATAATACCCCTGTCATGACATAACCAATTAACTTCTTTTTGTTCATTGTATCATCCTCCAAATATTATTAAGTCCTTTTCTACTGTCTTAAATCTATGTAGAATAGGGAAAGCCTAGTGAAAAACACAACCGTATATCATTATCTGTATTCAAGGCAATTGGAAAAGATTTAATTAGTGATCCTTTTTTGAAAATCACCATCACCTCCTACATCAGCTTTTCTAATTTGGAATTCAATTATTCAGCTTAAATAAAGGATTGAGAGTTGAAAGTCTGTCTCTATCGTTCTTAATAAAGAACTTTCATTGTAATTTTAACGGTATCTTTATAAAAACACAACCATCCTGCATCAATAATACGGTTGTATTTTTTAAAAATTCATATGAATGAAATTATGGTGGAAAAAAGAGCTTGAATCACTGTTTAGGGATGCTTTAAGGACCATCTACAATTCCTTGATGGCCAATAGTAGAACGAATCCTAAGGTTGATGAATTTTTAGGTAAAGCTAAAAGTGGAAGGAAGAATATGAGAAGTTGAGAAAAATCGTTCTTGACTGCGACCTGACCGAAGAATTTAAGTGGATGCATCCTTAACAGCCCAACTGTGACGGCTCGCACAAGAACATTCGATAAGAAAATAAATGAATCAAACTTTAGGATATGCCCTCACCTTGTGTTCATTCAACTACTTTTTGGATAGCAGGTGTCACTCCATACAGCACTTTTGTGTGTAGTATTTTTCTTTTCTGGGAAACGTATGGACGATTCTTGCGTTTCCCTATTGCGAAAAACTGTCTCTCTCCTATTTAAGAGAATGTAAGTTGATTAAAAGGAGTCCTAGTCCCCTTTTAATAACGAATTTAGTTTAATTTTATATAGCAGCAAGAGTGAGAACCGTCCACGTGTTTTAAAGTAATTTCTGAGTTACTATTTCTTTAATTTACTGATTTCTTTTACTTTCATGGAGGCAATCTCCCCAGAATCTTGGCAATATGTAAGTAGTAAAGGCGAGCCTTGTGTCATTCGTTTGTTCACTGGCCTGATATTTGCATAGCCATGTCCTATTTCCCCAACAGCAAAGGAATTACTCCCACAAGCCTTACAAGTTAATCTTTGATCACTCATTAAAATCACCTCTTCAGTGTATTTACTATTAATACGAATGAACAACTAGGATGGTTCATTATGGAAACATTGGGACGTTTCCTGCGTTTCCCTAATGCGAAAAACAGACTCTTGCTTATCTAAGAGATTGTAAGTTGAGAAGGAGTCATAATCGGGAGGAAATCGAGAAAACAGACCAATTAATTCAAAAGGCAGGATATAAGGGAGAAAAGTTTTTATGAACTAAAGAGGTGCTTTGATCACGGATGATTAAGCACCTTTTTGTTAAACTCCTTTCTTATTGAGCTAACTAGCTAATAGAAGCTAATCCTTATTCCATTAAAGGGGAGTATCCTGGAACAAGGATTGGCTCTCATTTTTCATTTTAAGGCCAGTTTGTGGAGGATATTAACAAGTTTTTTTAGAGTTATTATTTAAATAGGAATTTTGAAGTCTTTTGGTGAATATTAAATGTTAATCTATAAAAGATGGAGGCTGCTGTGATGTTGAAACTGTTTCAATATAACTGGCAAGTTCGTGATGATTGGTTTACATGGTGCGAAGACATATCGGATGAAGAACTATTAAAGAAACGGGTCGGTGGGTTCGGCAGTATCCTACATACCTTATTTCACATTGTAGATGTGGAATATATGTGGATCTTAGGTTTGCGAGGTGAACCAGTGCCTGAGGAGCCATTGTTTGAGGATTATGCTAGCTTACAAAAAGTCAAAAATCTTTCAGCTCAATACCATGAGAAAGTGAAGCCATTTGTGACATCTTGGACAAATGAAATGGATTCTCGGAAACTTTCAGAAACTGATTTCAATGAAGAACCGATTAGCTCTAGAGACGCAGCAATCAGGCGCCGAGTCATTGAATGTACACACGGAGAGATCATACGTCATGTCATTGTCCACGAAATCCACCATATCGGCCAGTTATCTACATGGGCACGTGAATTAGGAAAGGAGCCTGTTTCCGCAAATCTGAGAGGAAGAGGGCTATTCGATAATTAGACTAGTCGGGCGAATACCACAGGATATGGAAATCTTTGTAAGCGATACATCGCACGACCAAATGAGAAGCTTTTAGGAGGACGTGGCATGTATGAGCGCGATATGTGCAACTACGCCTCTGTCTTCGCCTTTTCAAAGCTCGCCAATCGGCGAGTTTTTTTATGCAATGATAAACAATTAAGTTGTGTTGTGTACAGTGCTTGGAAAACGTTATTAAGTCGTATCCGAATAGCTGTAGAGGAAAAATGCTTTTCCATCACCCAACAACTTTTACGATGAGCGTCGGCCTTCTCACTTTCATAAAAATTTACTACCAATCGCTCGCAGAAGGAGAATGGCGTCCTCTTTAATGGAAAGGTGGTTTGATCAACTTTAGCAATCTGGATCACCCCGATGTCATCTTAGTACAATTGCTGAAAACACCCATGAAATTGCATTTTTTTGAAAAAATATACTTTGAAAAATGTGCATCCCTGTCCAAACTTTCAGGTATGAGAAAACCTAATGAGGAAAATTACATCAACAAATCATGGGATGTTTCCGCAAATCAAAAGCAAGTAAAAAAATATTCATCTCTCCTAAATGAACTGTTAACTTTTCTTTAATAAAAGAAATAATCTTTTCGTTCCTGTCTTATATGTAAAGGGAATTGGCAGGATTATCCAGATACTTAGTAAAGAAGAGGACAGATAAAAACGCTGGTGGAATATCTAAAAGACGCCATTCATAATTACTTTGGAAGGGGAAACTTGAAAAACAAAATATTTTATTTATTACAAAATTCTACAAAATAGTAAGATAATCGTTATTTTTTTTAATCCAGGCAACATAATCTGGTAATATCTCTATTTTATAGTAAGAGACAAGCAGTTGTAGTGCTGCTAAGAATCTGAATTACTGAGAAATCTGAATCTTTCTCAGTGGGCTATAAGGGAGGTGTTATCGTATACATACATTTTTGTAGAGAAACATCTATCAGCCAATAAAAGGATAAATAACGAATAGGGAGATGAAAAGATGAATAAAAAACAAATGAATTCTAAAAAAGAGAGTAAAAAATTATCGAAGAAAGTGGCCCCATTTGTGATGTCAACAACTATGATGGCTGCTACATTTTTAGCTGCCGGTGCACCAATTTCTGCTGCAGAACTTGATAATAAAGAAGTTAATCCGGAAATTCAAGAAAAAGTACAAAATCACGGCCAGGAAGTATCTGATTTAGCCAGAAGTCTACCAGGATCTCCTGAGAAAGGAAAAATAATTAGCGAATTAGCAAAAAATAAATCGTTCAAAACAGATGATGTTGATACAGCTGAACCAGCACTGGAAGAAGGAGCAGTAGACGATGAAGCAGTAGAACCTACTGATGAAGCAGAAGCTGTAGAAGGAACAGAAAATGCAGATTCAGAAGAAAACGCAGAAGATGTAGTAGAAGGGGAAGAAGCAGTAGACGAGGAAGCAGCAGAACCTATTGATGAAGCAGAAGCTGTAGAAGGAACAGAAAATGCAGATTCAGAAGAAAACGCAGAAGATGTAGTAGAAGGGGAAGAAGCAGTAAACGATGAAGCATCAGAACCTACTGATGAAGCAGAAGTCGTAGAAGGAACAGAAAATGGAGATTCAGAAGAAAACGCAGAAGATGTAGTAGAAGGGGAAGAAGCAGTAGACGAGGAAGCATCAGAACCTACTGATGAAGAAGAAGTCGTAGAAGGAACAGAAAATGCAGATTCAGAAGAAAACGCAGATGATGTAGTAGGAGAAGGAGCAGTAGATGATGAAGCATCAGAACCTACTGATGAAGCAGAAGCTGTAGAAGGAACAGAAAATGCAGATTCAGAAGAAAACGCAGAAGATGTAGTAGAAGGGGAAGAAGCAGTAGATGATGAAGCATCAGAACCTACTGATGAAGCAGAAACTGTAGAAGGTACAGAAAATGCAGATTCAGAAGAAAACGCAGAAGATGTAGTAGAAGGGGAAGAGACAGTAGATGATGAAGCATCAGAACCTACTGATGAAGCAGAAACTGACAATTCTGTAACTGACGAAAATGTATCAAACGCAGATGATGGATTTTTTGATCAATGGGTAATTGGAACGTATCAATTAATCGGTGATAATTATCAAAGTCTTATTGGTTATTATCAAACTCTCATTGATAAGCATTTTAATCAATCAGATTCTGAAGGAATCGTTGAAGAAGAATCTGAAGAAAACGTTGCAGATGAATTATCAGAGTTACCAGTTGATACTGGTTTAGAAGGTACGACTGAGGAGGAAGTATCTGTAAGTGCAGAAACAGCAATAGAAACGACTGAGGCAAGCATCGCTACAGATGTAACGATGCCTTCTGAGGATAATGTAACAGACAGCAAAGATAATTTAGGGATTGATAATACAGCGGATAACCAAGATTTAGTAGGAAATACGGAAGAAGATCGTGTAGAACCAGTACAGGTTCTAGATGAAGAAACAGTTTCAGATGTTGAAGTAAGTCAAGATGAACAAGAAAATGATCAAAAAGAAGCAATAGAAAATGAAAGGTCCAATCATTCCTCTATTATGGATAAATTGGTTGGTTACTATAAAGATATAGTTACTGCTTATTCTAACTTTGTGAAGTTTTTAAATTAATTTTGTGACGGTATTTGTTTAGATAGATAGTAAACAAATACAACTCAATAAAGAAATAGCGAAATACTTCACCATTAAAGGGGAGAGGATTCATCCATTGCTGATAAGTTCTCTCCCCTTTTTTCTATTCTAATCGATTTATAAAAAGGACTTTTCCAAAAATTCACTTGCATTGGTATGAGTTGTTTATATGAAACTTGAAATCGTGTTCCACTGGAAGGTTAGTTTCTTTACAAATTGCAGCTTCGCCAAAAACATGGGGACGGTTCTTTCGTTTTTTGAAGGGAAAACCGATTAGCTGTCATAAAGTGATATCGGAATTTAAGGGAACAGCAGAACCGTCCCCGTGTTTCACCGATGATACTTAGCTCAAACAATCAATGAGCTTCCGATGTCAAGCAAGCTTTAATTAGCTGCTGAGCCTTTACAATGGGGAAGCTACGGATTCGACAGGGGTAGTTCGAGCTTAGGTTGCGAGTCGAGGGGATCGGCCTCGTTAAAACGTCAAAGCCTATAACTGGCAAACAAAACAACAACTTAGCTTTCGCAGCTTAATACTGCATAGCTGTTCGCCCCTCCATCGCCTATGTGGTAGGGTAGCGGACTTTATTTTAGGAAATTTTATGCTTTATTATAGTAATTAATAATAGGCACTGTAATAAATACAGTTGATATTATTGGATTTTTGGGAATCTCCAATTTTGCATTTTCCTCGTACCATTTCAAACATTATTATAATAATTAACGTAGACTACGACCGTAAATACAAAGAATGTTTAGATAGATATAATTCTTACTCTAAAACTATGATTACTTTTGTGTTTTTACTACAACAGCCTCACTACTTAACTATCCACTAGTGCCACAAAAGATATACTTTATATGGAAAGAAAAACTGGAGCCATTTTGTTTTTTACAATCATAAAAAAATACATTAACCTATAAATCATGATTTTTTTCTAAAATTTATATCGTTTGTTAGTTCTCTAAAAGTAAAAAAATACTTTTTCTTAAAAATTCCCCCAATTAAGTGACAATATCTTTCAGATTGCCAGATTACAAAATTTCCTATATTACCAATTCCTCAACATTTTTCTACACTTTACACAAAAAAACAACATTAAAATATATTTTCTTGTTGATTCATGTTTTAAATTTTTTTTAGAATTCCCCCAATTTACCCGAATTAGAGACAAGAATATAATATAAAAAAAGTATTTTTCAGAATATTTAATAACCCTCAAAATAAATTCCTAATTCGCAAAAATATTAGTTGATAAATTTTATTTGCCTGA from Cytobacillus dafuensis encodes:
- a CDS encoding midas domain-containing protein, with amino-acid sequence MNKKQMNSKKESKKLSKKVAPFVMSTTMMAATFLAAGAPISAAELDNKEVNPEIQEKVQNHGQEVSDLARSLPGSPEKGKIISELAKNKSFKTDDVDTAEPALEEGAVDDEAVEPTDEAEAVEGTENADSEENAEDVVEGEEAVDEEAAEPIDEAEAVEGTENADSEENAEDVVEGEEAVNDEASEPTDEAEVVEGTENGDSEENAEDVVEGEEAVDEEASEPTDEEEVVEGTENADSEENADDVVGEGAVDDEASEPTDEAEAVEGTENADSEENAEDVVEGEEAVDDEASEPTDEAETVEGTENADSEENAEDVVEGEETVDDEASEPTDEAETDNSVTDENVSNADDGFFDQWVIGTYQLIGDNYQSLIGYYQTLIDKHFNQSDSEGIVEEESEENVADELSELPVDTGLEGTTEEEVSVSAETAIETTEASIATDVTMPSEDNVTDSKDNLGIDNTADNQDLVGNTEEDRVEPVQVLDEETVSDVEVSQDEQENDQKEAIENERSNHSSIMDKLVGYYKDIVTAYSNFVKFLN
- a CDS encoding DinB family protein; amino-acid sequence: MLKLFQYNWQVRDDWFTWCEDISDEELLKKRVGGFGSILHTLFHIVDVEYMWILGLRGEPVPEEPLFEDYASLQKVKNLSAQYHEKVKPFVTSWTNEMDSRKLSETDFNEEPISSRDAAIRRRVIECTHGEIIRHVIVHEIHHIGQLSTWARELGKEPVSANLRGRGLFDN